A region of the Bacillus sp. NP247 genome:
TAATTCCAAACATCTTTACTTTCTGTCATAATTGAACTTGTAAGGAAAAGTTTCCATACAAAGTGTTGACATCTATTTTAAATAAGAGTAACATTTTCTATGTAATTAAAATAAGTCTCTGTTAGGTGAGGCTCCTGTATAGAGAAATGCTACTGCCCAAAAATGTCGAGAGACGCCAATGGGTCAACAGGAATGATCGAATTAAGGTTTTTCTTAACGTAGCTGGTAATGAACCTATGCTATACAGTGCTAAAACTCGACGAGGGAGAGGTCCGTAGATTTCTAATTATATTAGGAATCGCTTATTTGTGTATGCAATGACCTTTGCTCTCTTATGAGTAAGGGTCTTTTTTGTTACAAAGCTATGAGTAATTTCATAGTATAGATTATAACTAAAAAATAAACGAGGAGGTGAGGAGCATGTCAAATTCTGACTCGGTTCCGTTACCCATATGCTTCAAATCAAAAATATATGATGTAGGCAGGAAACGACTTGTTCCTCCCTCTATATTTATCATGATGTAGCGTTTATTCGAGTATTTAAGCGCTAGACATTTTCACGGTAAAGTGGATAAATCGAGAAACAAAGCGTTTCTTCCTATGTTATAAAGGAGGAGACGATAATATGTTATATGCAAACAAAACTGTGGGTAACACGTCATATAAACTAAGTAAAAAATCAATAAAAGAACAAATAATGCTCCAAAAAAATAAAGATTTATTAATTGAAATTGCAACGAGAGATGTAAAATCTGTATTTGCGTATTTTAAAACAACAAGAGACGGACTATCTGTGAAAGAAGCACAAAAACGTATTCAAGTATACGGCCGAAATGAATTAATTTCAAAAAGAGCGCGTATTGCGGAAGTAATGATAAAGCTAAGTGGAATGATTCCAGGTCTTTCTAAACAAAATGTACGTGATGAATTACAATGTGAAACAGTTACTGTTTCTAGAGTAGAAGCCTCTAGCGTAACAGGGTTAAACAGTGAATTAAAAATGATGAAATTGCCAGTACAAGAGCTTGTACCTGGAGATATGATTTTTCTTGAAGAAGGTGATATAGTACCGGCAGATGTACGTATTATTTATGCAAATGATTTATTAGTAAATGAATCTGTGCTGACAGGAAACGATGCGAGTATTGAGAAATTTGAAAGTTGCTATCATCTTGAACGTAAAAGATTTATTCCATTAAAACGGATGAAAGACTATAATCCACTTGAACTTGAAAATGTATGTTTCAAAGGTACGTATATTGTTGACGGAAATGCAAAGGCTGTAGTTGTTTCGACAGGTAAAAATACGTATTCAGGAATACTTCATACTTGTTGCGGTAGAATGTCTTAATGTGTTAATGATGCTAAATATACAAAAACAATGTATAATAGACAAAGTTGAATAAAAACGTAGAATGGTAATCTATATATAACCTTACGTGATAACGTGAGGTTATTATTTTTTGTTAGTAGGAGAGGAATTATGAAAAAAGTATTATTAGTTGATGGTATGGCACTATTATTTCGTGCTTTTTACGCAACAAGTGTATATGGACAATTTATGAAACGACAAGATGGTACCCCGACGAATGGGATTCATGGTTATATGAAGCATTTATTAACAGCAACACAAGCAATCGAACCAACGCACATTGTAACGTGCTGGGATATGGGAAGTACGACATTTAGAACGGAATCTTTCTCGAATTATAAAGCGAATCGTGCAGCACCGCCGGAAGAATTAATTCCGCAATTTGATTTAGTACAAGAAATGACTGCGAAATTATCTATGCCTGTGATCGGTATGAAAGGTTATGAAGCGGATGATTGTATTGGTACGCTTGCAAAACAATATTGCAATGAAGCGGAAGTTTATATTTTGACAGGTGATACAGATTTACTTCAACTTGTTGATACGAATGTTACAGTTATGCTTCTTCGTAAAGGAATTGGAAATTACGAGTATTACACACCGGAAAAAATCATGGAAGAGAAAGGTGTAGAACCTTGGCAAATTGTGCATGCGAAAGCTTTCATGGGAGATACAAGTGATAATTATCCGGGTGTAAAAGGTATTGGTGAAAAAACAGCGTATAAGCTTATCCAAGAATACGGCACAGTATCGGCAGTACTAGAAAATATAGCATCATTAACGAAAGCCCAGCGCACAAAAATTGAAAGTGATTTAGAGAATTTAAATATCTCTTTACAATTAGCGCAAATTCATTGTGAAGTTCCAATTTCATGCTCATTAGAAGAAGGATTACACACAATGAACGAAGAAAAACTACGATTCGTTTGCGAAGAAATGAATTGGGGAAGACCTGAAATATTAATAAACATGTTATAAATACTAGAAAGACCGATTTAGAATGAATCGGTCTTTCTTTTTTTGTTCACAAAGTTGTCAGAAAATAAACGGAATTTTCATGTGAAGTTCAAATGGATTTCACAACAATCAATTATTATAAGTCTACACAGATAATTACTTATCCCGCATTAACGGGCGGTGGGACTTCTATATCAATATTATAGCTGAATAAAGAGTGATGATGGAAGAGTAACTCCCTGTAAAGGCCCGATTGATGTAGGCTAATAATCAGTGAGGGTAAATCCTCTCATTGATTAAAGTTTCACGTTATCTTTTATATAAACCATCCCCCAAGGAGGAAAATAAACATGCGAAAAAAAGTGAGAAAATCCTTTAAACAATTATTAATAGAAAATAAACAATCCCTACTAACTAATAAAGAGAATATGAAAGAAATTGAAGAACGGATTGAGAAACGACATGTAGCATATAATGGCGCTAATAATTAAATAAAATAAAAAAGATAGCCTATACAGGCTATCTTTTTTATTTTATATTGAAAAAACACTAGTCCTCTCTTTAATTTTGTAAATATGCAACATATTTTTATAGTGTTTTTCTAACAATATTACCCATTTTTCGAGGTTGAAATTGGTATATACCAATTTTTAGGATTCACTATTCATAATATTACAAAAAATGTTACAATACACTCAAATTTATACTATAAAATCATTTTAATATGAAAAATTGGAATGAAAAGAAAGGAGAGGAATATGAATAAAGATGTCGCTTTGAAATGATTACTATCATTTCATTAGGAGTTGATGTAAAACGATGGAGAGGCATGAAGAACTGGATTCTATAAGAGGAATTTCTTCATTGGTAGTAATGATTGGTCATCATTTGATGATTTTCTCAGCATTTCAAAATTACAGTTATGAAGATAATAAACCATTTGTTGTATATCTATTAAAAGAAACGCCTGCACGTCTTATTTTTAGTAGTGGTAACGAATCTGTTATTATCTTTTTTGTTTTGAGTGGATTTGTTTTGTATGAATCTATTCAAAAAACATATAGTAGCTATGGATCATACCTTTTAAAACGTATATGCAGAATATATATTCCGTATATTGTGGCAATAGTCATAGCTATTATATGCCAGACTACAATAAGTAAATATGGTATTTCTTATTTAAGCGAATGGTTTAATCGCTCATGGACGATTGAAAGTTCTTCAAGTCTAATAGCACAGCATGTTTTATTGGTTGGGAAATATAATACAGATACATATAACAGTGTGATTTGGTCACTTGTACATGAAATGCGAATATCTATAATTTTTCCGTTAGTTTTGATGGTTTGTTTACGGAAAACAGTAAGGGGTTCATTACTATCATTGTTTAGTTTTAGTATATGTTCTGTCGTGATATTATTCTTATTTCGCTCGAGTTTAACATTAACAAGCTATGTATTAACGTTGCATTACACAGTGCTGTTTTTACTAGGAGCACTAGTTGCGAAGTATAAAAATAATTTAATGGCTTTTTATAGTAATTGTACTAAAAATACGAAAATTACATGGTTTTTATTTGCGATTTTACTTTATATGTATGAAGGGCTTATTGGAGAAATTAAAGTGCTCAATAATTTTATATTTCGAGACTACGTAGTAGCGATAAGTGCATGTCTATTTGTCATATTAAGCTTGTCAGTATCAACTTTGTCGTCCTTGCTGCATAATAAATACTTGTTATATTTGGGAAAAATTTCTTACAGTCTTTATTTATACCATATCACATCTTTATTTTCTCTTATATACGTGCTCCATGAAATATTACCGTTACCTATTGTTTTAATTTTGTCGCTTATTCTTTCGCTTATACTAGCAACGATTTCGTATGTATTTGTAGAAAAATTTGCATTTAGAGTCGGAAAGTATGTAACAAAACGAGCGGATAGAGAGAAGAAAGAGTTAGTTGTAGAAAATGACGTGCAGGATGTTATTCAGACAAAGGCGGTGAAATAATTGAAGCAAGAAATGAGTATAAAAGATTTTCAACAGTTATTGAAAAGAAGATTCGTAACGATCATTTTGACGATGTGTTGTTTAACCGTTTCTCTAGTTCTTATTTCTATGTATGTGCTAAAGCCGTCGTATCAATATTCAGCGCAAATTCTTGTTGGAAATTTAGATGAGTTTAATAAGGAAAATACAACGAATAAAACACAAGAAAATAAGCAACTTGTAACATCGTTTGTTGACATATTAAAAAGTCCACTTATTATTTCGACAGTAAAAAACACTTTGAAATTAGAACAATCAAGTTATGAATTAGCACAAAAAATTTCGGTGTTGAATACGGACAACTCACAAATTGTTACTGTTACAGTAAAAGATTCGGATCCTAAAATCGTGAAAGAAATTGTAAATTCATTGGCAGAACAATCTCAAAAAAGCTTTCAACAGTATACGAATGTACAGGGAGTAAAAATATTAACTGACCGAGAGTTACAGGAAGAAGTTGAAAAGTTGTTTCCAAAATTTCAACTTATCATTCCTATCTCTTTAATTGTTAGTTTTTTTGTTGGTGTAGGTTTAGCTGTATTTCGAGATTATTTTGATGAACGTATATACGTGGAACAGGATTTAGAGAAAATAACGACAGTCTCTGTTATTGGTCATATAAATATGAAACCGAAAAGAAAAAAGAAACCTACAGAGGTTGATAAGCAATCATCTATATATCGAGGTGAACATGTCGATGTTTAAGACAAAGAAAAAGCTGCCATTCGATCCGCATGATGCTCTGATGAAAGAGCAGTTTTATACTGTATATCACGAGTTGAAAAAATCTGGAAAACAACTATTCTCAGTTATTTCAACGAAGGACAGAGGCGTCGTTGCCTCGCTTATAGTAAATATGGGGCTAGTGTTTGCGGAAATGAAAAAAAAGGTGTTACTTATCGATGTGAATTTTTCGGACCCTAAACTACATCTACTATTACAAAGCGATCATATGACAACAGTAAACGATATAATAAGCTCCCCTCCATGTAATTATGAAACTTTTTCAAGTGATTTGTCTAAATACTTGTATTGTATTCCTGCAAAAAAAACAGTACACAGCGGAACGCCCTTAGTTGCTATGGATGAATTTGATAATGTAATTGCTAAGTGGAAAGAAGATTTTGATTACATTTTCTTTTATTCATCTGAAGTATTTGAGCTTCCTGCTACGCACATTATTGCGGGTAAATGCGATGGAGTAGTCTTGGCAGTCAAAAAACGAAAAGATTCCTTACGTACAGTACAAAAAGTAATAACGGATATAAAGAGGAAAGAATGTGATTTAATCGGTATAGTTTTATATTCTTGAATATGGGGGTAACGATCCATGATTCGTGAAACAAATCAAGCTAAGTTGTATACTATTCCGGCTCAAGAAAAGGATAGCATTTTGAATCGAAGTGTAAAACGCTTGTTTGATATAATATTTTCACTCATATTGTTACTAATAATGTTACCACTTATGTTGTTCTTTTGTATTTTGATTGCTTTAGAAACACCTGGAGCTCCAATCTACTTTCAAGAGCGTTTAGGAATAAATGGAAAGAAGTTTGATTTATTTAAATTAAGGTCGATGATAAAGGATGCTGAAAAGAACGGACCGCAATGGGCAAACGAAAATGATTCAAGAATTACAAAGGTTGGATTATTTATAAGAAAAACGAGAATTGATGAATTACCACAACTTATAAATATTTTAAAAGGTGATATGTCTTTTGTTGGCCCTAGACCAGAGAGGGAGTATTTTTATAATCAATTTGATGCTAATATTCCAGAATTTAAGCATCGTTTAATGGTGAAGCCGGGGTTAACAGGCTGGGCACAAATAAATGGAGGATATAATCTTGATCCGCAAGAAAAGTTGAAATTAGACATAGAGTATATTGAACTGAAAACGATTAGGATGGATATTCGTATTTTATGTAAAACTGTTTTAATTGTATTGAATGGGAATGGTGCAAGATAAAAAATATAGTAAATATGTTTTTATACAAATAATAGATGAATATACAACGAATCTAAGTAGGTTACATGCAAAGGAGAACTGGTATGGGTAGATCCATTCTAAACAATATTGTACATCTATTTTATGGTACGATTTTAGCTAATCTTCTTCAAGCCATTAGCTTAATTGCTTTAGCCAACTTTTTTAATGCACAAAATTACGGGATGTTTAGTGTTGCAATCGCATTAACGTTTGTCATGTTATTTTTTACAGATTTAGGACTTAGTAATACATTTCTTCGAGAAGGAGCAATGGAAGGAGTAGATTTAGAGGCAATTTTATCTTCGTATATAAAGATAAGGATGATTCTTCTAATTGTCATTTCGGTAATTGGTTATATAGCTATTCATTTTGTGTATGAGGATAAGGATTTAATTTATATGATGTTGAACGTAATGTTCTTAATGTTAATAGGACTAATGTGGCAAAATATAGGGATTGCTTATTTTCAGTTGATGGAACGTATGAAATATATAGCCCTTATTAAAGTTGTATCAGCATCTATTGTCATCATAATTACATGTTTCTGTATTTTCGGAGAACTACCAGTGTATATAACGGCTCGTTTATATGGTTTTGGTTATATGATCGGTGGTTTATTTAGTTTTTACGTAATGAGAAGAAAAACGAATATGAATATGAAAGTAATAGTTCAAAAAGGATTATTTTGGCAATTAACACCTTTTATTGTAAGTGGGTTTTTAATAATAAGTACGCCACAATTAGCACCTATTTTACTCAACTATACATTGTCATTAAGTATGGTAGGTGTTTTCGCGGTTGCTTATCGGATGCCAGCAGCTTTATACCAAGTGCCGGGGGTAATTGCAGGAGCGTTTTTCCCAGTGCTCTTTAAACATTATAACCAAAATAATTTAGAAGAGCATACGAAATTAAATATGCTTCAAATGAAATCAATGGCAGTTGTGGGTATATGTATGACGATAGGCTTATATAATTTAGCGCCATATTTTATTTCTATATTTTTTCATGAGGAATGGAGTAATGTAGTAGAGCCACTTCAAATATTATCTTTTCTTATTGTGTTACAAAGTATAAATATTGCTATCGCTGATGGTTTAACAACGAGTGGGGGGCAAAAGAAAAGAACTGTCGTGCAGTGTGTTGCTTTAGTGATTGGTGGAATTATGCTATACAGCTTCAGTAGTATCTGGGGAGTTATAGGGGCAGCTTATGCTATGGTTTTATTTGAGATAGTGGCCTTAGTTGGATATATAACAATAAGTGTAGTGAAGAAAAAAATTGTATTTCAAATTGTAATCCCGTATACAACTTACTTTGGCATAACTTTTATAGGAGTGCAATATATGTTGCATACGTACAATTTGATTGCACTTGTAGTTCATACGTTTATCGTAGTAGTTGGTATATTCCTATATGATCATGAGTTGAAAAAACTTATACTTTCGTTTATACGAAAGACACGAGAAAAGGATTATATTACGAAACAGGGGATATAGCCTATGGAAAATAATATGCAAATTTCGATGAAATGGATTTTTCTTTTAATCTTGTTTGTTATGTTAAGTAAATACAATATATATATAGGATTTTCCTTGAAAATATATATGATTTTCTTAGTCATTTATTTTTGTTTAACAATTAAAGACTTTCATATTCAAAAGCTATATTTTCATGAAGTGGTATTTTTACTGTTCTATTTCATTTATTGTTTAAGTGGTATTCTCTCCGTATATTTAAGTGCTAGTATTCGTATGATTTTTGGTGTGCTTCTTGTTTTAGGGTGTTATTTTATAATGAGAAATTTATTGGGGAATACCGAAATAGTAGTGCTCGAATCATCCATTGTCTATGCAGGATTAGTATTTAATATTGTGAGTCTTATACTCTATATAATCGGATTACAATATTTTGGATTATATGGTGGGGAAGAGAGAGAGGTTTATGCTGGATTATTAGTAGATAGAGGATATCCGAGGTTAATTGGATTATTAGACGATCCCAACATCTTTATTTTTTATAATACAATATTTTTCATGTACTATATGACAAATTTACGTAATATAACCAATGTAATAGGGTTAATTCTATGTGTTACAACGAGTTTATTAACTTTTTCAAGAGGTGGTATTTTAGCAATTGTGCTTGTCATTTTTGTATATGTATGCATGGCCAGTTTTGCGAAAAAAGTAAAAATAATAATGGGTTTAGTATTGTTTAGTATTGTTATTTTTAGTTTAGCGAATGTAGTAATGGGTGGAAAACTAGATGATATATTACATGATCGGATTTCTGATTTTTCGCACGATAATGGGAGTGGCAGATTTACACTATGGGAAGCTGCTTTCAAATATTTTTTATCTAATCCATATATCGGTATCGGTGCTTTTAATTTTTCGAATTATTATGAGTATCAGTTCAATGAAAAACTATATGTACACAATACATTTTTAGAAATTTTATCTGAATCGGGTACAATTGGTTTCCTTTTATATAGTGCTTTTTTATGCATTCTAATGGTGAAGTTGACTAAGTATAACTTGTTTTGTGAAAAGCCATATCTTTTATTGACTATGATTGCATTTTTATTTCAGATGATGTCATTGTCACTTATTATTAACGAAGCTTTCTTTCTATTTTTAGCAGTTGCTGTGAGGTACATTTCAACATATGAAGGAAGGGGAATGATAGATGGTAAAGTGTCTATCAGTACATAACGAGGCGCCTTGTGTTTCTATAATAACACCTTCTTATAATAGTTTACGTTTTATTGGTGAGACAATCACATCTGTGCAGAGTCAATCTTATGAAAATTGGGAAATGCTTATCGTTGATGATGCTTCAACGGACCACTCAGTTGTAAAAATTAAAGAGATGATAGAAGGAGATTCGCGAATTCGGTTATTATCATTAGAAGA
Encoded here:
- a CDS encoding FbpB family small basic protein produces the protein MRKKVRKSFKQLLIENKQSLLTNKENMKEIEERIEKRHVAYNGANN
- a CDS encoding acyltransferase yields the protein MERHEELDSIRGISSLVVMIGHHLMIFSAFQNYSYEDNKPFVVYLLKETPARLIFSSGNESVIIFFVLSGFVLYESIQKTYSSYGSYLLKRICRIYIPYIVAIVIAIICQTTISKYGISYLSEWFNRSWTIESSSSLIAQHVLLVGKYNTDTYNSVIWSLVHEMRISIIFPLVLMVCLRKTVRGSLLSLFSFSICSVVILFLFRSSLTLTSYVLTLHYTVLFLLGALVAKYKNNLMAFYSNCTKNTKITWFLFAILLYMYEGLIGEIKVLNNFIFRDYVVAISACLFVILSLSVSTLSSLLHNKYLLYLGKISYSLYLYHITSLFSLIYVLHEILPLPIVLILSLILSLILATISYVFVEKFAFRVGKYVTKRADREKKELVVENDVQDVIQTKAVK
- a CDS encoding 5'-3' exonuclease, translating into MKKVLLVDGMALLFRAFYATSVYGQFMKRQDGTPTNGIHGYMKHLLTATQAIEPTHIVTCWDMGSTTFRTESFSNYKANRAAPPEELIPQFDLVQEMTAKLSMPVIGMKGYEADDCIGTLAKQYCNEAEVYILTGDTDLLQLVDTNVTVMLLRKGIGNYEYYTPEKIMEEKGVEPWQIVHAKAFMGDTSDNYPGVKGIGEKTAYKLIQEYGTVSAVLENIASLTKAQRTKIESDLENLNISLQLAQIHCEVPISCSLEEGLHTMNEEKLRFVCEEMNWGRPEILINML
- a CDS encoding YveK family protein; the encoded protein is MKQEMSIKDFQQLLKRRFVTIILTMCCLTVSLVLISMYVLKPSYQYSAQILVGNLDEFNKENTTNKTQENKQLVTSFVDILKSPLIISTVKNTLKLEQSSYELAQKISVLNTDNSQIVTVTVKDSDPKIVKEIVNSLAEQSQKSFQQYTNVQGVKILTDRELQEEVEKLFPKFQLIIPISLIVSFFVGVGLAVFRDYFDERIYVEQDLEKITTVSVIGHINMKPKRKKKPTEVDKQSSIYRGEHVDV
- a CDS encoding sugar transferase, giving the protein MIRETNQAKLYTIPAQEKDSILNRSVKRLFDIIFSLILLLIMLPLMLFFCILIALETPGAPIYFQERLGINGKKFDLFKLRSMIKDAEKNGPQWANENDSRITKVGLFIRKTRIDELPQLINILKGDMSFVGPRPEREYFYNQFDANIPEFKHRLMVKPGLTGWAQINGGYNLDPQEKLKLDIEYIELKTIRMDIRILCKTVLIVLNGNGAR
- a CDS encoding CpsD/CapB family tyrosine-protein kinase gives rise to the protein MSMFKTKKKLPFDPHDALMKEQFYTVYHELKKSGKQLFSVISTKDRGVVASLIVNMGLVFAEMKKKVLLIDVNFSDPKLHLLLQSDHMTTVNDIISSPPCNYETFSSDLSKYLYCIPAKKTVHSGTPLVAMDEFDNVIAKWKEDFDYIFFYSSEVFELPATHIIAGKCDGVVLAVKKRKDSLRTVQKVITDIKRKECDLIGIVLYS
- a CDS encoding oligosaccharide flippase family protein, producing the protein MGRSILNNIVHLFYGTILANLLQAISLIALANFFNAQNYGMFSVAIALTFVMLFFTDLGLSNTFLREGAMEGVDLEAILSSYIKIRMILLIVISVIGYIAIHFVYEDKDLIYMMLNVMFLMLIGLMWQNIGIAYFQLMERMKYIALIKVVSASIVIIITCFCIFGELPVYITARLYGFGYMIGGLFSFYVMRRKTNMNMKVIVQKGLFWQLTPFIVSGFLIISTPQLAPILLNYTLSLSMVGVFAVAYRMPAALYQVPGVIAGAFFPVLFKHYNQNNLEEHTKLNMLQMKSMAVVGICMTIGLYNLAPYFISIFFHEEWSNVVEPLQILSFLIVLQSINIAIADGLTTSGGQKKRTVVQCVALVIGGIMLYSFSSIWGVIGAAYAMVLFEIVALVGYITISVVKKKIVFQIVIPYTTYFGITFIGVQYMLHTYNLIALVVHTFIVVVGIFLYDHELKKLILSFIRKTREKDYITKQGI
- a CDS encoding cation-transporting P-type ATPase: MLYANKTVGNTSYKLSKKSIKEQIMLQKNKDLLIEIATRDVKSVFAYFKTTRDGLSVKEAQKRIQVYGRNELISKRARIAEVMIKLSGMIPGLSKQNVRDELQCETVTVSRVEASSVTGLNSELKMMKLPVQELVPGDMIFLEEGDIVPADVRIIYANDLLVNESVLTGNDASIEKFESCYHLERKRFIPLKRMKDYNPLELENVCFKGTYIVDGNAKAVVVSTGKNTYSGILHTCCGRMS
- a CDS encoding O-antigen ligase; this translates as MENNMQISMKWIFLLILFVMLSKYNIYIGFSLKIYMIFLVIYFCLTIKDFHIQKLYFHEVVFLLFYFIYCLSGILSVYLSASIRMIFGVLLVLGCYFIMRNLLGNTEIVVLESSIVYAGLVFNIVSLILYIIGLQYFGLYGGEEREVYAGLLVDRGYPRLIGLLDDPNIFIFYNTIFFMYYMTNLRNITNVIGLILCVTTSLLTFSRGGILAIVLVIFVYVCMASFAKKVKIIMGLVLFSIVIFSLANVVMGGKLDDILHDRISDFSHDNGSGRFTLWEAAFKYFLSNPYIGIGAFNFSNYYEYQFNEKLYVHNTFLEILSESGTIGFLLYSAFLCILMVKLTKYNLFCEKPYLLLTMIAFLFQMMSLSLIINEAFFLFLAVAVRYISTYEGRGMIDGKVSIST